The following coding sequences are from one Diospyros lotus cultivar Yz01 chromosome 7, ASM1463336v1, whole genome shotgun sequence window:
- the LOC127806984 gene encoding putative EG45-like domain containing protein 1: MAVEASAFVILAIFSSLVWGTPAAEYGTAYVRSIPPAAACRKENNSSSELLAAVGDSLWKNGSGCGKKFQLTCVGSNYEILNPCIDSSTVVLVVDRCMDSGITFGLPKEVYVEIGNPLAPSIIVDFKEV, translated from the exons atGGCCGTGGAAGCTTCTGCGTTCGTTATTCTTGCCATTTTCTCCAGCCTCGTTTGGGGGACTCCGGCTGCAGAATATGGAACTGCCTACGTCCGCTCCATTCCTCCCG CGGCCGCGTGTAGAAAGGAGAACAATAGTTCTAGTGAGTTGTTAGCAGCAGTGGGCGACTCCCTCTGGAAGAACGGAAGTGGATGTGGGAAGAAGTTTCAGTTAACATGCGTTGGGAGCAATTATGAAATTCTAAACCCTTGTATTGATAGCTCAACCGTTGTGCTAGTGGTGGATAGGTGCATGGACTCTGGGATCACCTTCGGCCTCCCCAAGGAAGTCTATGTCGAAATTGGCAACCCTTTGGCCCCATCCATCATAGTCGACTTTAAAGA GGTTTGA